In Desulfomonile tiedjei DSM 6799, a genomic segment contains:
- a CDS encoding nitrous oxide reductase accessory protein NosL translates to MYEKHSPRMFSRVITISIILVFVAIHVSHADQFLQLPDGSKVDLSHKCPVCGMVIGGRDGQGVTVTFKEGRVVGFHGVAAAVFKDGRVVGFDGARCLFIYNSVPQKYDINVADLARQYVTDFVTKKMIELRTAFLVLGSEVKGPMGYELIAFSNMDGAAKFASNNDGKWIVQLHEVARAAQEEPADIGVKEKTEPPSVAEEKVPAPAVEPSTAQPKEQAIEAPRRRTAPQRRQRSDPYEPSVGGRGHHGGGHH, encoded by the coding sequence ATGTATGAAAAGCATAGTCCCCGGATGTTTTCGCGAGTAATCACCATATCGATCATCCTTGTTTTTGTTGCAATCCATGTTTCGCATGCAGACCAATTTCTTCAACTGCCCGATGGGTCCAAAGTGGATCTATCTCATAAGTGTCCGGTTTGCGGAATGGTTATAGGCGGAAGAGACGGACAGGGTGTCACCGTCACATTCAAAGAAGGACGAGTAGTAGGATTTCATGGAGTGGCTGCTGCTGTTTTTAAGGATGGACGCGTGGTGGGTTTCGATGGGGCACGCTGCTTATTCATCTACAATTCAGTGCCTCAGAAATACGATATAAACGTTGCAGATCTCGCCCGCCAGTATGTCACCGATTTTGTGACTAAGAAGATGATTGAACTTCGGACAGCCTTTCTAGTCCTTGGCAGCGAGGTCAAAGGGCCCATGGGGTATGAGCTTATTGCCTTCAGCAATATGGATGGAGCAGCAAAATTTGCATCTAACAACGATGGAAAATGGATTGTTCAGCTCCACGAAGTGGCCCGAGCAGCACAGGAAGAGCCCGCAGACATCGGAGTAAAAGAAAAAACGGAGCCACCGAGCGTTGCAGAAGAGAAGGTGCCGGCTCCCGCAGTCGAACCGAGTACGGCTCAACCCAAAGAACAAGCAATTGAGGCTCCCAGAAGACGCACAGCGCCCCAACGGAGGCAACGATCAGACCCGTACGAACCTTCTGTGGGTGGGCGTGGGCATCACGGCGGTGGTCATCATTGA